One genomic window of Salvelinus alpinus chromosome 17, SLU_Salpinus.1, whole genome shotgun sequence includes the following:
- the LOC139542105 gene encoding cytochrome c1-like isoform X2 — protein MIKVQLLLLLGLVGHFCAVARASTLVTPLDRVSDTPAATDTLKEEGTTDAPTAEPKTAADEVVTKAPATDKPVTTQVDEATPKVTEAAPTETEATEAAEQEAATTEALAVATTSPAYPEAQATAAAEAEEELVVEEEGTGSGQVVGIVIGALVAVIIVIAVVIALVRRMGKYS, from the exons ATGATCAAAGTTCAGCTGCTGCTCTTGCTGGGCCTGGTCGGCCACTTCTGTGCCGTCGCACGAGCAA GTACACTGGTGACACCATTAGACAGGGTGTCAGATACCCCTGCTGCCACTGATACCCTCAAAGAAGAAGGCACCACCGATGCCCCCACGGCTGAACCCAAGACTGCGGCCGATGAGGTCGTAACGAAAGCCCCTGCCACCGATAAACCTGTCACTACTCAGGTCGATGAGGCTACCCCGAAGGTGACAGAGGCCGCTCCCACGGAGACCGAGGCCACTGAGGCTGCCGAGCAGGAGGCGGCCACAACGGAGGCCCTTGCTGTCGCCACCACGTCCCCGGCGTATCCCGAAGCCCAGGCCACGGCAGCTGCAGAGGCTGAGGAGGagttggtggtggaggagg AGGGCACTGGCTCTGGACAAGTGGTGGGTATTGTGATTGGCGCATTGGTGGCAGTGATCATTGTCATCGCCGTGGTGATCGCCTTGGTGAGGAGAATGGGCAAATACTCGTAA
- the LOC139542105 gene encoding cytochrome c1-like isoform X1, which produces MIKVQLLLLLGLVGHFCAVARASTLVTPLDRVSDTPAATDTLKEEGTTDAPTAEPKTAADEVVTKAPATDKPVTTQVDEATPKVTEAAPTETEATEAAEQEAATTEALAVATTSPAYPEAQATAAAEAEEELVVEEEGTGSGQVVGIVIGALVAVIIVIAVVIALVRRMGKYSP; this is translated from the exons ATGATCAAAGTTCAGCTGCTGCTCTTGCTGGGCCTGGTCGGCCACTTCTGTGCCGTCGCACGAGCAA GTACACTGGTGACACCATTAGACAGGGTGTCAGATACCCCTGCTGCCACTGATACCCTCAAAGAAGAAGGCACCACCGATGCCCCCACGGCTGAACCCAAGACTGCGGCCGATGAGGTCGTAACGAAAGCCCCTGCCACCGATAAACCTGTCACTACTCAGGTCGATGAGGCTACCCCGAAGGTGACAGAGGCCGCTCCCACGGAGACCGAGGCCACTGAGGCTGCCGAGCAGGAGGCGGCCACAACGGAGGCCCTTGCTGTCGCCACCACGTCCCCGGCGTATCCCGAAGCCCAGGCCACGGCAGCTGCAGAGGCTGAGGAGGagttggtggtggaggagg AGGGCACTGGCTCTGGACAAGTGGTGGGTATTGTGATTGGCGCATTGGTGGCAGTGATCATTGTCATCGCCGTGGTGATCGCCTTGGTGAGGAGAATGGGCAAATACTC